The genomic DNA TGAGCACTCGCTCGACAAAACAACGTTTGAATTATTCCCAGTACGAGAATGTACTACCGTTCTTTGAAGCATATATGGAATAATTAGTTAACTCTCATGAGTTTCATTATGGTGAGGGTCTTAAGGGGGTGATCGCTTTTTCGGCTAACGGTTAAAGTTTTGGCCTTTTAAAGCTTACGCttaatttctttccattgttatcaaaagaaacatcttttGCGGTTAACTCTTTTTATGCTTAGCTGCCAACGGTTTaacccattgagaccctctatgGGTGGCTACTGTTGTACGGTTTTTGAAAGAATGGACCTTGTAAATCAAGAGCAGGAAGCATTGTTACCGATTCAAATTATGCAATGAAGCAATTAATGGGGAATTTTGATCTCTTCACCGGCAGGTTACAAATGACGTTTTCGTGTTACAGAACGAACAGTTTTATTTTGGATGTAGTTATGTTTTTAAGGTCAGTAATTTTGTTGAACACTTGTCTACAGTGAAACAAATGAGTGATACTAAGCCTTGCATGATATACATATTTTCTCCGTGGTTTGCAGATAACGACTTTCTCTCAAGATGGGTATTTAACGTCGGCAACTTTCGACATTCCAGGTATGCCTatcttcaagttttattttcatcgaaaaaacaactcaaaatgaatcaacaaaggtcagaattttttaaatttaccaaTGAATTTTGATTGAAGTCGACTGGTGTGGGATATTCTTTAGATCATGTCAGAAAAACTGTCTGAGCTCGTCCTCCTTCATTTTACCCATCTCTTACCTCCGTTCTCCTTTCTCAAGGGAACGGAGAAAAGCGCAAAGTCTCATATGCAGGTATTTGGTCCCACAGAGACTGGTACAAAAGAACTCTTTGTATCGTGTGGGGGAGTCAGAGGACTTTGGGGAgggaatcacatggttttcaggggggtACGGAGGGGTGTAAGTCGTTGCCAACAAACTATAAAGGGGGAACTATAAAGAACTGACGGCTGATGAACGTTACCTTTGGTCTTATGGGTTGTTTACCGTTATTGGATGTTTATCCTGAAGGAAAGAGAATTTATTTGTATGCGCTCCCTGCCTCATATCAAACGACTTGCGTCAGTGTTACGAGACATTCGAAACCAAGGAATACCTAAAGCTATTTGGTATTTGCGCGCGCGCTTCTATCGGAGCAACTTTCGCCAAACAATACTAAGGACTAATCCCTTATGAGTTAAAGCGTGGTGTTAATTTTTCATTGCTGCGTAAGGAGCAAGTCATTATTCATCCCCTTGTAGGAGAGGGGTGTCAGAGGATTTTCGTTGTGTCACGATAACATGTACCTGATCCCCAATAAGGTTCCGTAATGTACTTATGATTCCcccccctacccctcccccactcattggcagttaattagCAGTCTATTTTTCTATCTCTTCCCCCCCCCTTTAAACTCCGTTAGCGTCAGCTGATCTCCCTCTTTTGCCACtaaaaccatgtgatctcccAAAATCCTCTCCTCCCGCTCCCTCAGACGATAAATTGTGACTGGTTAACGAAAACTGATTACTGattaaactttatttcaaatgttttgactCAACATTCACGACTGCATTTCTTTACAGACTGTATTCatggattttgtttttgtgaaagtAAGTATTATCCAATATATCAAACTCCAGACgtttaaaatgaaacaatagcATACACAAATATCCATGACGCCCTACACCCTGttataatgttaataataacaacaataataataataataataataatagtaataataataacacttCATTCTCTACCTTCATGTAATTACTTGTAACTTCttcaattatttcaaactttgccgGAGGCTCTGTCTGAAAAAGGTAAcgaaaacagccaatcagagtgcagCATAACGCTTCATAGGGTGAAGCGTTTCTAGCCGACCTCATAACCTGAAGAATATTCGTAGTATGCTGTCGAAATTTCACGATCAACCTCGAAAGTTTCATTATCATAatctttatttttgtatcattaTAGCACTCACCGCGAAAAAAAACTATCATTGTTACAAACTCTTTCCACGCTGGACAATGGCATTGATTCAGGATATTTTGAGGAACCAAAATTGCTTCAGTTTATCGAATGttgtgtattttaaaaattaatcaatgGTCTTGATTTACTAGATCCCCCCTCCAAATTTAAAGAATCAGATTACATTCGTGTCGACCAACTCGAGGACAAACTATACACAAACAGAACAACTGCTCATGTGACTTGGAGCACTGAAATCTGGGAAAAGAAACCTGCGTATTTTAAGTAAGTCGACTTTAGCGTACACtgtattgaaaaatatattttttctcagGTATGTTTCCTGAAATACATAAACAAGTGTAATAAGTGTGAACAAGTATGACAGCTCTGTAATTATCTGTAGTTATGTGGACAATGGTGTTCTTTAGATAACCAAACGTTGGCTATTTTAATGAGTTTGTTTCTCAGTGTTAAGGCAGGTAGGTAATCCGCAGAAATACGCCATGCACGTGcaccaataaaaattcagaaCAACTCATTTGATGCTCTCTTAGCTGATAAGTTTACAGTACATGCAAGAGAATGGAGATCTTTGAAATGAAGCTCGTTCGAAATATATTAGactttgaaaaaacaatttacaCAATGTTTCGATTTCGCCTTTAAATCGTTTCAATTGATTACACACAGGAGAAATCAAATACCGTCCCTAAACTTACAAAAGATTCCACCACTAATAGTAATTTAATACTGTGAATAATTGAGGACtgtttctttcctctttctttttattgactACATGATTGCTTACTTCtttaagggtttttttgttAGAATGTCTCCCACACTGCTCTCCAATAACAGGACATCATAGAGACATTGTCAATGCAAGCTTAAACGGAACGGTAAGATAAGCAACACCCAATTGCAAACAAAACCATTGTTTGATATATTACACATACACACTCATTTAAACTTTGGCGGAGGAGTCACtaagttattttatatttcGTTCGAAATCcatgaacttttttctttaatttttatttttcttcgatttttcCCCTCCGTTTCAACGATTACAAACCGTTTTAATGATTATAACAAAGAGGGAAAACgtagaaagaaaaacatgtaaCCAAGCTTATTAGACGCCCTTCTAGTGAAATTCCTTTTTCccataaattaaaacaaaacagtacTTGTATAAGAGAGGAAAAGGGGAATCATACTATAAACAGCAGACAGTAGATAGAATCAGGTCAAAGTAAGGCAGTAATTAATACTGAGAAATGCAACTCATGAAAAGCACGCTCTATATGATTTTGGTGCTGCAAGTGGCGTAATCATGTTGCTCGGATACAAAAGACATTGCAAAATGAGTTCTATGATTTAGGTGAGATCTATGATAggttttattgtcatttttcttcagaatAACACGTACAATTTCTCGTACTTCAACTTGACCAACGGCGTAGAATATCGTGCTCTTGTAAGTATTACCGTGACACTTTTGCGTCTCTATTTTTCTGCCTTGGAATGAAACCCTGGTGAGTGGGGAATCTGATGAGGGTTACTGAGTGGTACTTCATTATGATATGTAAGTTGGTTCTAAGGCCCGGTTCATACGTCGCActtctgccgtgtcgaattcaattcaattaagtGCGGCAGAAATGCGACAGCTGATTCATACGTCGAATTTCTACCGAATTTAATTCTTTGAATTGATACTGCGGTGCAGGTCCGTCAGCGGAAAAATGTTACAAAGGTTACGTAACTAGACGTAACTATCtaatatggcggacgaagatACTAAACGGAggctctttatttttcaaaaagtttttgaagGAAGGCGAAGGAGGAGGCTGACAATGCAACAGTATATGCTGCATCGTCTTCAGGAAAAGCTTAGACTAATAATTCAACTTTTGCTGTTGATTGTTCTCATTTTGTCTCATCAAAATGCAACACAAGTTTATCGATCCTGTCGGCGACGTGACAATCTCGCCATTGCGCTTTTCTACCTCGTCTCTTTTTATTCGGCGGGGCcaaattttcattgtcagacaaagaaaaagagctttctTCTTCTGAATCTGAAGTCTCTTCCCTTCGTGACGCCATCTTTTTATAGCTAGCCTCAGTCTACGCATGCTCAATACATTAACATAATGTATGAATTaaattcgacacggcagaaatTCGACGTTTGAATCGGTGTCGCATTTCTGTCGGATAATGCGACAAGACTAGTCGAACGTGCGGCAGAAATGCGGCAGCCGATTCAGACGTCGAATTTCTGCCGAATTTAATTCgttgaattgaattcgacacggcagaaatGCGACGTATGAACCGGGCCTAAGTTAACTTCTGTTGATAAAACCCTAATGAGTCAACACCAATCATTGGGGTCTAAATGGGCTCAACAGTTAGCCTTAAAAGATAGAAAAATTTAGCGGTTGAGCgtcaaattggaaaaatttaatcgtgagtcgtaaaaaaagttaaccgtaaacCTTTTCCTGTCGAAGAGAGCGAAAGAAAGTAACCGTCAGCCGTGAATTGGCCCAAAATTTTAGCCGTTAGCccgtaaaagccatcatttCATTGAGAACCTCaattatatttgtttctttgtccaCTGTTTAGGTTTATGCATTTGACAGTAGTGGCTGCCGGTTCGAAACAGTAGCAGGGAAAAAATTCCGTGGTAAAGTTAAACGCTAAAATATCTTTGTATGTTTGCCTTCCTCCATAAGAAACCGGTCGATATTTAGTGCCTGGGATGGGGGGAGGTTGGGAGGTTGGAGGTTTTTGATTGTTTCGTGACAAAATGTCCCTGATTCCCCCCCACCCTCCCTTTAAGGGTTCTGTTATGTTCTTatgaaccccccccccccttagtgGGGGGGGGCAGTCAATTTCCAAAAGTCGCCCTCTTCATACTCTGTTAGCAATGACTGATCCCCTTCGGTTCCTCccgaaaaccatgtgatcctccCCCCAACTCAAATTCTTCAAACCACACCGCCACCACCACCCCCTCACACCACCATGCGATTACTAATGAACTCTTCCTGAGACCCAGCTATTTCTCTATACACCGTCTCTCTccatcctttttcttttttctttctaagtAGTCTGCAATATCGACTCGACCAGCATACAGCTATAAACCTGATTCAGAAATGGCAAAATCTGTAGTGGGGGCCACAAGCGCCGAAAGATTACCTTTAACCTTTTGACTaccttgagtgaccaagacagaatttctccttagaatatcaacacagaatcaaTCAGACTTTTGAGGAGAAttaagaagaaaattcaataaggggactacaagttgatctaataccaaattctccaaattgagATCATAcgtattttatggcagacagtagggagaattaccaatgagatcttgggagttaaagggttagaaaTGAGGTAATGTTCGCTATTGTATGGTTAGCCTGATAGCAGGCTCTCTGGCACTGCGGAGACGAGCTGGCAGATTTCTTGAAGCTTCGATCGCACGACAGCACAAATGAGAGCCTGAGGGTATAAACTACAAGCTAAGCGTGCAAATTCttctgaaataaatatctcGTCTTAACGTGCAGCTGTTATACCGACAATGGCTCCAACGACGGAGGCGACCACAAAGCCCACGACAAGCGCCACCCCCACGACAAGTGCCACTCCTACGACAAGCGCCACCCCCACGATTGAGAGTACAGAAGAAGGTAAGTCTTTACCATTTTGATTAAAGCATTTGAAGCACTGAGTTATGAAAGTGCCATAATAAATGCATCTTATAGATTAAATATGGACTCTTAAACTTGATTGAAAAACTACAGATTCAACTGTATTGCTGATCTCTGTTTGTAAACCCAGACCCCTAGTTACTCCTCACTCAGCTAAAAACTTGATCAAGCTTTCATGACGAACAGGATCAGCTCTGTTTACGTAGCGTCGATGTTTAAACTAAAAATATCCATGCCAACGTAAAACTTTTAGCCAATTACACCAAAAAAAGTTTCACTTCATAACTTTTGACAATGCgatgattggtttttttttttctaaatatttctCCGTACAGTCTCCACAACTGCAGCACAAAGAACGTCTCCAGGAACAGTAGCTGCCATCACGGTGCCTATCATCCTGTTAGCGGTGGTGGTATTATTACTTGCGATGTTTTGCTTCTACCGTAAAAATAAGAAACCCTTCAAGGAGCATATGGGACTACGACGCCTCGCGAGTCCCTCCGACGACAGAGTCAGTCCACGAAGGAAAGTTGGCGATGTTCCGTCAAGTCCGTATGATAACGGCAGGTGAAATAAAAGATACTTTTCAGCTCTTTTCATCTTAAAAATGAGAGAGCTTAGAATTGTTTTCATGGATGTTTGGATCGCTCTTCTATGGAAGGAGAAATGACTGGAGGCTGATAATGCCATTTAATTGTCAATCCTTCACTCCTATCAATGACCAACGCAGAATTCTTCAAGCggaaaagtgataaaaataacgaaaaacaTCAATAAGGGAATAAccagttgatcaaataccaaattctccgcagtaaataaaaaggattgtttggcagacagtaaggagaattactaataggatcttgggagtgaaaggatttaGTGGTCTTGCGTATATCACAACAGAATGAACGATTCGGATAACGGCTGGTAGATGCttgtattgaagaaaaaaatatgactgATCTTTATTTGTATgcttaaatacatttttaattaactTAAAATGAGACCTCTggattattattttagtttcgACCCTGTTGTCAACTTACCATCTAAGTCCGAAGGAGGACTGGAATTGAACCCAGCCTACGTGGAGCAGCGTATTCAAGAAGCGGTGGAGACTGGTGAGGCGGACGAGTTTGAGTTTGGTTTTCATCGGTTGGAGCTTAAACGTGTCCTTGGTAAAGGAGCCTTTGGAAAAGTTTTCCTAGCGGAAGCGTATGGCATTGGAGGAAGTGAAAACACAAGTGTGGTCGCCGTCAAAGTACTTAACGGTTAGTCAAAGTAGAACGGTTTTACTTATGATCAGtgaaaaatataatatattcaACTGAGAAACGATGCAATGTACTTATAATTTGACCAGAGCTGAGATTAAGTCCACGATCACTAAAATACCAGTGCATCATTACAATTGAGACCAAGCAAaactcatgaaaacaaaaacaaaagaaagtccTTTACTATTTCAtacaaatttcataaataaaacaccaacactaattttgttgtcttccttttttttacctgcttttttttatctccttcaACAGACAAAGCTAATGAAGATGAAGTGGAGGATTTTAAGATGGAAATCAATTTTATGAAGACGATTGGTCATCATGAAAACGTAGTAACCATGTTAGGATGCTGCACTCTTTACCCTCCTTTGTGTCTCGTGGTTGAATGTGTTCCACATGGGGATCTGCTACATTATTTGAGAGACCTCAGAAAAACGGTAACCAGAACTTAAATCAGCcattttcttgaaacaaaaagtACAGCAACGAGAAAAGAATATGTACTTTTTTGAGTCTTTTGTTGATCGACAATCAGCGAGATACAGGAGGTCTTTTGGCCATGTAATAAACCTCAATTGACCATCTCTTCTCGGTCAAGTTGGTTCATATTTATTGGTCTTGATATTCCCCTTTTGACGACTTTGACTCGCTAGGTTTCATGGGCTATACCGCAATATGCAACACACAGAAAATTCTCATTCCTTTATCAACCACGCCTGCTCGGTCAAGACGGATGGATATCGGCCttgtgtttttttcagtttcttttcacTTACCCCTGACTTTTAGAAGGCATGTGATTTCTAGTGAGAAAGAATAAAATGCCCCTTGACTAACCTACGACAGCTCACATTATTTACAACTGCAGCTGTTGCCGTCTTATTGTGAGATACTTCTTGGTTCTCTTTTGATAAGTTTATTCCAATTTTTAGTTCGAGCAACAGTATCGAAAGCTACAAGGAGATAATGGAAAAGGTCTCAAAAACGAAGAGAAACTAAGCACGTCACAAACTTCCCCGAACAGTTCAGAGTCCGCCGCAGGCAGCTACTCCCATCGTCCCCTGATACCTTCAGCTAGTGACACGGTAAGTCCTGGGCACCACTGTTTACTGTCAACTGCAAAACCCAGCAAGCTTTGATTTAATGTACTCGAACTAGTTCACCTGCTCAGATCCAAACGCCTCAAACATATCTCATGGCACTTACCacaggaaataaattttgtcgTTGTGCCTAAGCGCATGTGCTAATTGATGAATTAAAACATTTAACACGCCAACTTCCATTAAAAGCAATGATTGGATTTGTTCGTAGAATGCTGTAAAACAACATCCACCTGAAACCTGTGGTAAAGGATAGCAATGTTTTATGACCataaaatgttattaatttaaacttttcttaACCTCATAGCAACACTTAACTTGAGACTGACAACTTACATATTTCTTCTGGACTGCGACATTTAAGTTTAAACTACGAGTAAATAAGCATTTTAATAATGTCGTTTCCAGGCCATTTCGGCTTTAGAGTTGGCAGCGTCCCAACTCGAGTTCAATCAAACATCACAGCCACAAGACAACCAACCATGTTCATCCAAGTCAAATATTCATCGTCCGCCTCTTAGACACTGCAAATCAGAGGGTAAACAACTCACAATCGCCAACTGGATCGTAAGAATAAGCCTGTTTTAAACTTCTCAAGTAGTTCTCATGAACTGCGTAGataaatcataaaaaattaaacccCATTAAATCATTTTATAAATAAACTACTGGTAAATGACTCctcatcccccctccccccccctcgcGTTTTATTTGTCTGGTACAAATCTGAACACTTTAGTTCTTTTAGTAAACTTCTTAGCCCTAATATTGAGGTTCACCAGTATTCTCTTAATACCTCCTCATCTGAAAGGTCACAAATGTTTAATTTCAGTTACTGGATGTCTTATAATGTATTGTTATGGACACTCATGCAccattttaaacttaaaatgataatcaaatcaccaataaattgttttgattgCCATACCTGCCTCCTCATTAACTCCTAAAACCAGCTGCATTAAAAAAGGTTTCGTTTTGCTAAATCTAAAACAAGTGTGGGTGAAAGAAATACGTTAatcaagaaaaatgcaaaaaaaaatcattcctttttttcctttctcttatGGAATATCTGCCTTCAGAAAAAGTCTCTTGACTCAAGCGAGAAGCCCGAGTTCAACAGATCAACAAGCTTGAAGAGCTTAAGAGCTCTGTCTGTTCTGAACACTGTCAGGAGGGCCTCAGAAATCCCTTCGGCACATTACGTAGCTAGAGGCCCTACAGATGCATCAAACAACACAGAAACAACAACAGTGGGTAGGGAAACAACTTTCTTGTTAATCTCAAAGatgttgaccattttcattCGGTATGATTAATTCCGCCACTTAAAATATTAAGACTTATACTAATTATTGAGAATtagtaccttgaccgtgtttttccAAAGAACATCTACAAAGAAGAGTTCATCCGACGAAACACTCACCGACCTActactaccgaagctaacgacAACACAACTCCTACGACCACAGCAACTATACCATACATAAAGGGCACACCTGAGAGCATCTCGCGCATCCTACAACCCTTCAATATTCACGTCGCTCACAAACCCATTACTACACTACGTTAGTTACTGACTAacgtcaaagacaaagacgaaccgaggaacagacagggagcagttcataagatcaattgctccgactgtCACGCCTCCTAAATTGATGAGACTGGCGGAAACttcacaactagactgactgaacacaaacgagcgacgaggaaaggcgatgtcaacagtcac from Pocillopora verrucosa isolate sample1 chromosome 10, ASM3666991v2, whole genome shotgun sequence includes the following:
- the LOC131791737 gene encoding uncharacterized protein isoform X1, giving the protein MTAVNSVILLLFTAHWYNFGSCESLGIAECCKSCVAKISDKQLCSATCTQLIPVNSSQASNITTVPPVPDAPILLSSGYFTFTLDWRSNSHTKYNATPVVYVLEVTRHTNITDPFIILPHIQKYHTTTNTTFTIPEEFVTKIANFSFRLAAVSFWGTSDFSTSSPLYQTNSSCPKLKRSSHGNTTQFYPCRMFNVRLNFTVVPIPFERPKVFTSLYWEFPRALHDLLDLENGELFVEVRLSPVPRQHCFKHGVTEDFHYPMPQDPVTNDVFVLQNEQFYFGCSYVFKITTFSQDGYLTSATFDIPDCIHGFCFCENPPSKFKESDYIRVDQLEDKLYTNRTTAHVTWSTEIWEKKPAYFKVFLLECLPHCSPITGHHRDIVNASLNGTNNTYNFSYFNLTNGVEYRALVYAFDSSGCRFETVAGKKFRAVIPTMAPTTEATTKPTTSATPTTSATPTTSATPTIESTEEVSTTAAQRTSPGTVAAITVPIILLAVVVLLLAMFCFYRKNKKPFKEHMGLRRLASPSDDRVSPRRKVGDVPSSPYDNGSFDPVVNLPSKSEGGLELNPAYVEQRIQEAVETGEADEFEFGFHRLELKRVLGKGAFGKVFLAEAYGIGGSENTSVVAVKVLNDKANEDEVEDFKMEINFMKTIGHHENVVTMLGCCTLYPPLCLVVECVPHGDLLHYLRDLRKTFEQQYRKLQGDNGKGLKNEEKLSTSQTSPNSSESAAGSYSHRPLIPSASDTAISALELAASQLEFNQTSQPQDNQPCSSKSNIHRPPLRHCKSEGKQLTIANWIKKSLDSSEKPEFNRSTSLKSLRALSVLNTVRRASEIPSAHYVARGPTDASNNTETTTVAIDSKEASRAKAASAMSLDGALDSGDLQSFAYQIANGMAYLSGRGIVHRDLAARNILVGDDKVLKISDFGLSREGIYVKRSTGKIPLRWLSIEAMRDRIYSTESDIWAFGIVLWEICTLGGFPYPTINDRDLLEFLLEGERMEKPTNCTDEIYQIMLGCWSHECGDRPSFQSLKEQLFDMQKEEKPYVNVDPSHDFSLPPTAGLDTVGNLIAFSDGTFSGDAADQLLSQTDFSPDQSHAPRHVSPTSDEENAGYESSNGSEDFTVSFGDKADSGHIHLPALSGQPSVDAEDRNPELLV